The following DNA comes from Polycladomyces subterraneus.
TCCCCATTCGACCGTAAACCGCTGCTGTTGGCGCTGAAGCAACCTCACGGGCTAAACGGTGGATGGTGTCGGCAGGTATTCCACACAAGGGGGACACTGCCTCGGGAGAGAATTCCTGAGCCAACTTTCTCACTTCGTCTAAACCGACCAAGTGTTCTGCCAGCCTTCCCAAATTCACCAATCCCTCTTCAAAAAGAGTATGAACGAGCGCAAAGAGAAATAAAGCATCCGTTCCCGGACGGATAAAGTGATGTTCATCGGCCGCTTTTGCTGTAACAGTCCGGGCAGGATCAATTACGACTAACTTGCCGCCCCGGTTTTTTAACGCCTTTATTCGCGATCTCATATTGGGTGCGGTCATCAGAGAACCATTCGATACCAACGGGTTGGCACCTATCACCAGTATATAATCTGTACGGTCTACATCGGGAACCGGAACGTTAAAATTCCCACCAAACATGAGTTCAGACGACAGCTGCTTCGGTATCTGATCCACAGTACTGGCGGAAAATCTGTTTCGGGTACCAATTGCCCGGATGAACATAGGAGCATATAGTTGGGCGGAAAGGTTATGAGAGTTGGGATTACCCAGATAGATACCGACAGAATCCGGTCCATGCTCTTTAATGATAGGGAGCAGTCGTTTGCGAACCTCTGCAAATGCCTCTTCCCATGTCACTTCGTGCCATTCCGTTCCTCTACGGACCATAGGCTTTTTAATACGATCCGGATCTGCATGGAATTCTTTTAAGCTATATCCCTTTGGACACAAATAGCCCCGACTAAACGGATCTTTAGAATCGCCGCGAATGGTCAGCACTTCTTGATTCACAGTATGAATCTCAAGACCACAAGTAGCTTCACAAAGAGGACAGGTTCTGTAATGGACTTTCGTTTCGTGAGTAAGCTGTCCATCAGATTTCATCAACTTCCCTCCCACCCAACGCTACTAACCGGTTGGTATGTCCTTCTTCTACTATATTTTTTTTAGAAAATTCATTCAACAAAAATAAAGTCACAGCCTGAAGTTCATTATTTGACGCGAGTTACCCAGTTAGAACAGCGTTAACTATTGAAAAGCATGTTGTAAGGGGTATCTCATGCCCATCAAGCGGAGATGTGAAGATTCCTTAACTTGATGGGCGATGCGGTAGAGGGGCATTTTCGTTGCTTTCCACAGTTTATTTCCACTTATTTCTGAAATGGCACCAGACTTGCCCAATGCTCCCTCTACTCCGATGATACTGTCCGCCCGGGCATAAATGATCCTTCACCCTTGGTGCTCCTCTGTGGATACGTTTGTTAGCCGATTGACTATGGTCTTCACTTCACAATAAATTTTTTTTCATAAGCGAATGAAAATAGAAAAGGTGAAGGTAATATTGGATAGAAACAACGAGAGGGGAGGAACTGAGTTGCGTGATGAATCGCAGTGGGTGCAAGAGGTGCTACAAGGAAACAAAGAAGCTTTTGCCTTCATCATCGACCGATATAAACAACGTATCTACGCATTAATATATCGCATATGCCGGAATACGCATGACGCCCAAGACTGGACACAGGAGGTATTTATTCGCGCTTACCGCTATTTACAAAGTTATCGCCAGGATGAGTCCTTTTCCGCATGGATTTATAAAATCGCGGTAAACACATGCAACACGCAATTACAAAAGAGGAAAGTCTACACGAAGGATACGATTGTAGAAATTCCGGCAACAAATACAACGGACAGTCCCGAAGAGAAGATGGTAAGTTGCGAAAGAAAAAAAGAGTTGCAACAAGCTTTGGACCAATTGCCGGAACACTATCGCATGGTGATCATGCTCCGTTATATGGATGAGTTGAGTTATAAGGAAATAGGGGAGATTTTGCAGATACCCATGACCACGGTACAAAACCACTTGTATCGTGCACGAAAACAATTGCAGAAACATCTGGCAGGCCTAGTACAACAGGAAGGTGGAAAAATTTATGATTTGTTCAAAACAAAATCTTCTTGAGCAGTGGTGGGACGGGTTTTTAGAGAAGAAAGAAGTCCCGGATTTGGAACAACACCTTCGGTCCTGTTCGGCATGCCAAACCCATTTAGCTGAGCTTAAAAAGGAAAAACAAGTGGTGGAAGAATGGTTAAACGAACCTGTGTTGCATGACTCTTTCACCGAGCAGATCATGGCCCAGATTCGGGAACTGTCACCTGAGCAGGAAAATGAACCCGTCATACCTATAAAGAAAAAAAGGGCTCGGCGCAGAAGAATGGCGCTGGTGATCGGTTCCACCGTAGCGATTTTAGCGATATTCCTTGGGATCGGGACGGCAGTGTCACCTGCGTTTGCAAACTTTGTCAAGAAGAGCATTTTTCTGATCGATCGGTTCGATTCCCATGATGGCGGATTGAAACTAGCCGCAAAAAACGGGTTTAGTGCCCCTCTTAACAAAAAAATAACCAGTTCGGGGTATACGGTCGAATTGAAAGAAGTGATTGCCGACCCTTCCCGCATTACGGTTGATTTCCAAATCAGAGACGCAAATGGAAAATTGGTTCTCTATAAATTAGGCAATGATAACTATTCTCCCATCGCATCTTTGGTGGATGAAAATGGGAAAGTTCTGGCGTATGGCCATGACAATACTGGGGATTCCAACCAACATCGCCTTACCCTTATACCCACGGAGCCCCTGCCAAACAAAGCAACACTACGGATATCGGCGAATGTATTGCGCCACTTCGATCTGCATCATGAAAAAATAATCAAAGGGAGCTGGAATGTGTCTATACCGCTACAGCTAGACAAAGGCATATCCTTTACCAGAGTCGCTCACATTAATCAAACGCGGACTTTTCATGGTGTAGATGTCCAGTTGCATGACTTTTTATATTCACCGAGCGCGATGTCTATACAATACTCGTTAAAGCAAAATGAACAAGAAAAGAAACAGCTTCAACGAATCGCAAAACAATTCCCGCAACGTGATTATTCACCGAAAATGGATTATGAAATTACGGATAATCAAGGAAAAATCCTTGCTTACCTTACCCATGATGATCTATCCGGCAAG
Coding sequences within:
- a CDS encoding RNA polymerase sigma factor, which codes for MRDESQWVQEVLQGNKEAFAFIIDRYKQRIYALIYRICRNTHDAQDWTQEVFIRAYRYLQSYRQDESFSAWIYKIAVNTCNTQLQKRKVYTKDTIVEIPATNTTDSPEEKMVSCERKKELQQALDQLPEHYRMVIMLRYMDELSYKEIGEILQIPMTTVQNHLYRARKQLQKHLAGLVQQEGGKIYDLFKTKSS
- a CDS encoding DUF4179 domain-containing protein → MICSKQNLLEQWWDGFLEKKEVPDLEQHLRSCSACQTHLAELKKEKQVVEEWLNEPVLHDSFTEQIMAQIRELSPEQENEPVIPIKKKRARRRRMALVIGSTVAILAIFLGIGTAVSPAFANFVKKSIFLIDRFDSHDGGLKLAAKNGFSAPLNKKITSSGYTVELKEVIADPSRITVDFQIRDANGKLVLYKLGNDNYSPIASLVDENGKVLAYGHDNTGDSNQHRLTLIPTEPLPNKATLRISANVLRHFDLHHEKIIKGSWNVSIPLQLDKGISFTRVAHINQTRTFHGVDVQLHDFLYSPSAMSIQYSLKQNEQEKKQLQRIAKQFPQRDYSPKMDYEITDNQGKILAYLTHDDLSGKREENHLNSAVQKIGVGEISKKDLYDLHPLKKGYFFRLKGIVKKEAADAHITFNPQTVSQQPVSFNYKGNLITITYAGHEPSKGSHNHNLAVNVELKPVDNYQGSMDWHFVDDKGKVHNFYGSAENKNGVYHYTLVIDDIVDAPKQLILVMDAIDHYYPAYWEVPLRFSK